Genomic segment of Candidatus Chlorohelix allophototropha:
CTTGACAATTGATTAACACCACCATATAATATTAACAGCGTTAATAAAACTTACATAGTAAATAAAACTAACACCGTCTATAGAAAATGATTAAACAAAGCCGACGAGAAAAACTGCGAGAAGCGACCCACGAAGAAATTAAGCGGGTGGCGCAACAACAAATGGCAGAGCAAGGCGCGGCAGGCTTGTCTTTGCGGGCGATTGCAGCACAAATGGGTATGTCCGCTCCTGCTCTCTACAACTATTACGCCAGTCGCGATGAACTGGTAACAGCTTTGCTTGTGGATGCTTACACTTCTTTAGCCGAAAAAATAGAGGCTGAAGCCGCGAAGCATCCCGAAGCCGAATACGGGGCGCGTTTTTTGGCAGCTACGCTGGCATATCGCGAATGGGCGTTGGCTAACCCAACCCTTTACGCACTGATTTTTGGCACTCCCATACCGGGTTACAAAGCGCCGAAAGAAATAACTGTGCCTGCCGCTATTCGCTCAACCGCCACCTTTATCATTATTTTGGCACAGGCATGGGGTGCGGGTAAGGTCAAGATACCGGAAGGTTATGCGCTATTGCCAGAAAAGCTGGAACAGCATTTGAAAATATGGGCAGAGAGCATTGGGCTGGATATTTCCACCTCGTTGTTGGCATATAGCCTATCCGGTTGGG
This window contains:
- a CDS encoding TetR/AcrR family transcriptional regulator, producing MIKQSRREKLREATHEEIKRVAQQQMAEQGAAGLSLRAIAAQMGMSAPALYNYYASRDELVTALLVDAYTSLAEKIEAEAAKHPEAEYGARFLAATLAYREWALANPTLYALIFGTPIPGYKAPKEITVPAAIRSTATFIIILAQAWGAGKVKIPEGYALLPEKLEQHLKIWAESIGLDISTSLLAYSLSGWGVIQGLVTLELFNHLQPTTGDPADLYLLQAKAYLHQLGLEV